A single region of the Agromyces sp. Leaf222 genome encodes:
- a CDS encoding carbohydrate ABC transporter permease, with the protein MTLTAKPPATTPPAGDPVPPAASDRPKRTRNLRTWVRGGGLSTLVFLAPMLFVFGFFSWSPIVQSVIMSLQKTNLLDPPTWVGLDNFANVLSDPLLGTAVVNTLYFAGLALLFGFPLPIIMAVLMSEVRRGKGFYSALAYLPVVIPPVVAVLLWKVFFDASPTGLFNTILGWVGIPPQPWLQSPATAMPSLVLEATWAAAGGSIIIYLAALLSVPPELYDAAEVDGASIWRKIWHVTLPQLRGILFIMLILQIIGTAQVFLEPYLFTGGGPNNATVTILLLIYRYAFQNSLGGDYGEATALSVMLAVVLALLSWLYFKLTERWSS; encoded by the coding sequence ATGACCCTCACCGCGAAACCGCCGGCGACCACCCCGCCTGCGGGCGATCCAGTGCCGCCCGCGGCATCCGATCGCCCGAAACGCACGCGCAACCTCCGCACCTGGGTGCGCGGCGGCGGACTCTCGACGCTCGTGTTCCTCGCGCCGATGCTCTTCGTCTTCGGGTTCTTCAGCTGGTCGCCGATCGTGCAGTCGGTGATCATGAGCCTGCAGAAGACCAACCTGCTCGACCCGCCGACGTGGGTCGGCCTCGACAACTTCGCCAACGTGCTGAGCGACCCCCTGCTCGGCACCGCGGTCGTCAACACCCTGTACTTCGCCGGGCTCGCGCTGCTCTTCGGGTTCCCGCTGCCGATCATCATGGCCGTGCTGATGAGCGAGGTGCGCCGCGGCAAGGGCTTCTACAGCGCACTGGCCTACCTGCCGGTCGTGATCCCGCCGGTCGTGGCCGTGCTGCTCTGGAAGGTGTTCTTCGACGCCAGCCCGACGGGCCTGTTTAACACGATCCTCGGCTGGGTCGGCATCCCGCCGCAGCCCTGGCTGCAGTCGCCCGCCACGGCGATGCCGTCGCTCGTGCTCGAGGCGACCTGGGCCGCCGCCGGCGGATCGATCATCATCTACCTCGCCGCGCTGCTCAGCGTTCCGCCCGAGCTGTACGACGCGGCCGAGGTCGACGGCGCCTCGATCTGGCGCAAGATCTGGCACGTCACCCTGCCGCAGCTGCGCGGCATCCTCTTCATCATGCTGATCCTGCAGATCATCGGCACGGCGCAGGTGTTCCTCGAGCCCTACCTGTTCACGGGCGGCGGGCCGAACAACGCGACCGTGACGATCCTGCTCCTCATCTACCGCTACGCCTTCCAGAACAGCCTCGGAGGCGACTACGGCGAGGCGACCGCCCTGAGCGTCATGCTCGCCGTCGTGCTGGCCCTGCTCAGCTGGCTGTACTTCAAGCTCACCGAACGTTGGAGCTCCTGA
- a CDS encoding carbohydrate ABC transporter permease: MTTTQPQVFERVDAPHAAEGIRGVFGRRRARRNDEQGDRGIVSDSERKKRGIKVGMSGVHLVLFVGLVVAGLGPLLWLAKAAVTPTQDTLRQPLALWPNGIDWANIPQAWNDVHIDQFFWNTIVIAAGSWAFQLVVATTAGYALSVLRPKYAPILNGAILATMFIPAVVLLVPLYLTIVNPPLLGDVSLLNNYLAVWLPAAANAFNILLVKRFFDALPREVFEAARTDGAGPFRLFWSIVLPMSKPILGVVSVFAIIAAWKDFLWPMLVLPNPAVQPLSVRLPAVQQSIELDVFLAALAISTLIPVALFLVFQGVFLRSAGLGGAVKG, from the coding sequence ATGACCACGACCCAGCCCCAGGTCTTCGAACGGGTCGACGCGCCGCACGCCGCGGAGGGCATCCGCGGCGTCTTCGGCCGGCGCCGCGCCCGGCGCAACGACGAGCAGGGCGACCGAGGCATCGTCTCGGACTCCGAGCGCAAGAAGCGGGGCATCAAGGTCGGCATGTCCGGCGTGCACCTCGTGCTCTTCGTCGGACTCGTCGTGGCCGGCCTCGGACCGCTGCTCTGGCTCGCCAAGGCCGCCGTGACGCCGACGCAGGACACGCTGCGCCAGCCCCTCGCGCTCTGGCCGAACGGCATCGACTGGGCGAACATCCCGCAGGCGTGGAACGACGTGCACATCGACCAGTTCTTCTGGAACACGATCGTCATCGCCGCGGGCTCGTGGGCGTTCCAGCTGGTCGTCGCCACGACCGCCGGATACGCCCTGTCGGTGCTGCGCCCGAAGTACGCGCCGATCCTGAACGGCGCGATCCTCGCGACCATGTTCATCCCGGCCGTCGTGCTGCTCGTGCCGCTCTACCTCACGATCGTCAACCCGCCGCTGCTCGGCGACGTCTCGCTGCTGAACAACTACCTCGCCGTGTGGCTGCCCGCCGCGGCGAACGCGTTCAACATCCTGCTCGTGAAGCGGTTCTTCGACGCCCTGCCCCGCGAGGTGTTCGAGGCCGCGCGCACCGACGGCGCCGGACCGTTCCGGCTGTTCTGGTCGATCGTGCTGCCCATGTCGAAGCCGATCCTCGGGGTCGTGTCGGTGTTCGCGATCATCGCCGCGTGGAAGGACTTCCTCTGGCCGATGCTCGTGCTGCCGAACCCCGCCGTGCAGCCGCTCTCGGTGCGCCTTCCTGCGGTGCAGCAGTCGATCGAGCTCGACGTGTTCCTGGCGGCGCTCGCGATCTCGACGCTCATCCCAGTCGCGCTGTTCCTCGTCTTCCAGGGCGTGTTCCTGCGCTCGGCCGGACTCGGGGGTGCGGTCAAGGGGTGA
- a CDS encoding MmcQ/YjbR family DNA-binding protein gives MEHPQVVDPRHPLVERVRGLCLELPEAVEVEAWGRPTFRAAKPIFTYLGASMDRPFSIVVKTDPDEHRALVQDERFYGVPYFDRNHWVGTDLDAPHTDWQLLAELIETSYRQVALKRQLTALDALRPTAERSL, from the coding sequence GTGGAGCATCCCCAGGTCGTCGACCCGCGGCATCCGCTCGTCGAACGCGTGCGGGGCCTCTGCCTCGAGCTGCCAGAGGCCGTCGAGGTCGAGGCGTGGGGCCGGCCGACGTTCCGTGCGGCCAAGCCGATCTTCACGTACCTCGGCGCGAGCATGGATCGCCCGTTCTCGATCGTCGTGAAGACCGACCCCGACGAGCACCGCGCGCTCGTGCAAGACGAGCGCTTCTACGGCGTGCCGTACTTCGACCGCAACCACTGGGTCGGCACCGACCTCGACGCCCCGCACACCGACTGGCAGCTGCTGGCCGAGCTCATCGAGACCTCGTACCGTCAGGTCGCGCTCAAGCGGCAACTGACGGCGCTCGACGCGCTGCGGCCGACTGCTGAGCGGTCGCTGTGA
- a CDS encoding sulfite exporter TauE/SafE family protein yields MQTLVLLALVGFAAQLVDGALGMAYGVTSTTLLLAIGANPAAASASVHLAEIGTTLASGASHWRFGNVDWKVVLRIGIPGAIGAFLGATVLSSLSTDAAKPLMAGILLALGAYLLVRFTFRALPKVDSAKPLRLRFLAPVGLVGGFLDATGGGGWGPVGTPALLASGRIEPRKVIGSIDTSEFLVSVAASIGFFIGLGAEGFDLGWVLALLAGGVLAAPLAAWLVRKLPPRLLGSLVGGLIVFTNARTILITAEASSLVTNSVLIAIVVIWAAAVAFAVRTLRNDRRLEAEAGASDAAADADVVTDAATAGSTDDAVTTDQRLVAENAGPTGTDPR; encoded by the coding sequence ATGCAGACCCTCGTACTCCTGGCGCTCGTCGGGTTCGCCGCCCAGCTCGTCGACGGCGCGCTCGGCATGGCGTACGGCGTCACGTCCACCACGCTGCTGCTCGCGATCGGGGCCAACCCCGCCGCGGCGAGCGCGTCGGTGCACCTCGCCGAGATCGGCACGACCCTCGCCTCCGGCGCCTCGCACTGGCGGTTCGGCAACGTCGACTGGAAGGTCGTGCTCCGCATCGGCATCCCGGGCGCGATCGGCGCGTTCCTCGGCGCCACCGTGCTGTCGTCGCTGTCGACCGATGCCGCGAAGCCGCTCATGGCCGGCATCCTGCTCGCGCTCGGGGCCTACCTGCTCGTGCGCTTCACGTTCCGCGCCCTGCCGAAGGTCGACTCGGCGAAGCCGCTGCGCCTCCGGTTCCTCGCACCGGTCGGCCTCGTCGGCGGATTCCTCGACGCCACCGGCGGCGGCGGCTGGGGCCCGGTCGGCACGCCCGCCCTGCTCGCCTCCGGTCGCATCGAGCCCCGCAAGGTCATCGGCTCGATCGACACGAGCGAGTTCCTCGTCTCGGTGGCCGCGAGCATCGGCTTCTTCATCGGCCTCGGCGCCGAGGGCTTCGACCTCGGCTGGGTGCTCGCGCTCCTCGCCGGCGGCGTCCTCGCCGCGCCGCTCGCCGCCTGGCTCGTGCGCAAGCTGCCGCCTCGCCTGCTCGGCTCGCTCGTCGGCGGGCTCATCGTCTTCACGAACGCACGCACGATCCTCATCACCGCCGAGGCGTCATCGCTCGTGACCAACTCGGTGCTCATCGCCATCGTCGTGATCTGGGCCGCAGCCGTGGCCTTCGCGGTGCGCACGCTGCGCAACGACCGGCGGCTCGAGGCCGAGGCCGGCGCCTCCGACGCAGCCGCCGATGCCGACGTGGTGACGGATGCCGCGACGGCCGGCTCCACCGACGATGCGGTCACGACCGATCAGCGCCTGGTCGCCGAGAACGCGGGCCCTACGGGGACCGACCCGCGCTGA
- a CDS encoding GNAT family N-acetyltransferase, translating into MSDTGRPEPIENEAPVGDAAEGAPERAGAREEVIEIERQDAARRYVVTVDGAQAGVAVFVSSPSAVTFTHTIVDPAFGGRGIGSRLAKFALDDTVARGLRIVPRCPFIAEYLRHHAEYEASVDWP; encoded by the coding sequence ATGAGCGACACCGGCCGACCCGAACCGATCGAGAACGAAGCCCCCGTCGGCGATGCCGCCGAAGGTGCTCCAGAGCGCGCCGGTGCGCGCGAGGAGGTCATCGAGATCGAACGCCAGGATGCCGCGCGCCGCTACGTCGTGACCGTCGACGGGGCTCAGGCCGGCGTCGCGGTGTTCGTCTCGTCGCCGTCGGCGGTCACGTTCACGCACACCATCGTGGATCCGGCGTTCGGCGGCAGGGGCATCGGAAGCCGCCTCGCGAAGTTCGCCCTCGACGACACCGTGGCCCGTGGCCTCCGGATCGTGCCCCGGTGCCCGTTCATCGCGGAGTACCTGCGCCACCACGCCGAGTACGAGGCATCCGTCGACTGGCCCTGA
- a CDS encoding MarR family winged helix-turn-helix transcriptional regulator produces the protein MTDRVIAVTAWESLFRAQVTVMRALADTFPTGLISLNEYDVLFNISRSPGRRLRLKDLNRSVLISQPSVSRMLDRLAAREIVTKSPDPDDGRGTIVAMTDEGFALYRRVALEHMVAIERNVAAGLDDEELVALTDLCRRMRLAIADPLVGESAEARS, from the coding sequence GTGACCGACCGAGTGATCGCCGTCACAGCCTGGGAATCCCTCTTCCGGGCGCAGGTCACGGTGATGCGCGCCCTCGCAGACACCTTTCCCACCGGGCTCATCTCGCTCAACGAGTACGACGTGCTCTTCAACATCTCGCGGTCGCCCGGCCGCCGCCTGCGCCTGAAGGACCTCAACCGCTCCGTGCTCATCAGCCAGCCGAGCGTGAGCCGCATGCTCGACCGCCTGGCCGCCCGCGAGATCGTGACCAAGTCACCCGACCCCGACGACGGCCGGGGCACCATCGTGGCCATGACCGACGAGGGCTTCGCGCTCTACCGGCGCGTGGCCCTCGAGCACATGGTCGCCATCGAGCGCAACGTCGCGGCCGGCCTCGACGACGAGGAGCTCGTGGCGCTCACCGACCTCTGCCGTCGCATGCGGCTCGCGATCGCCGACCCGCTCGTCGGCGAGTCGGCCGAAGCCCGCTCCTGA
- a CDS encoding winged helix-turn-helix domain-containing protein has protein sequence MSLALAPVRTTTTIDRTAAPRISGSAIRSAAPLQAPSPTAAPLADRAPRVRAVPEGTEARGFVLYVGIDETKADVDGTTLHRIVEALRALTGEIAPSAETYAAVALAPAGAGGRDVDVVRLALQDPAALAKQRDAGDARTDADRHPNGVIIDISRKRVLLDGEPAGLTYKEFELLQFLVLREGRTIDRHELIDNLWAGEEEVPSERTIDVHVRRLRSKLAHYQDIVRTVRGVGYRFDRHADVSIRQASTPSPDLY, from the coding sequence ATGTCGCTCGCTCTCGCTCCCGTTCGCACCACGACCACCATCGACCGCACCGCGGCCCCTCGCATCAGCGGCTCCGCGATCCGCAGCGCGGCCCCGCTGCAGGCGCCGTCGCCGACCGCCGCACCCCTCGCCGACCGGGCCCCCCGGGTTCGCGCCGTACCCGAGGGCACCGAGGCCCGCGGCTTCGTGCTCTACGTCGGCATCGACGAGACCAAGGCCGACGTCGACGGCACCACGCTGCACCGCATCGTCGAGGCCCTCCGCGCCCTCACCGGCGAGATCGCCCCGTCGGCCGAGACCTACGCGGCGGTCGCCCTGGCTCCGGCCGGAGCCGGCGGTCGCGACGTCGACGTCGTGCGCCTCGCCCTGCAGGACCCGGCTGCGCTCGCGAAGCAGCGCGACGCCGGCGACGCCCGCACCGATGCCGACCGCCACCCCAACGGGGTGATCATCGACATCTCGCGCAAGCGCGTGCTGCTCGACGGCGAGCCCGCCGGCCTCACCTACAAGGAGTTCGAGCTGCTGCAGTTCCTCGTGCTCCGGGAGGGCCGCACGATCGACCGCCACGAGCTCATCGACAACCTCTGGGCGGGCGAAGAAGAGGTGCCGAGCGAGCGCACCATCGACGTGCACGTGCGTCGCCTGCGCTCCAAGCTCGCGCACTACCAGGACATCGTGCGCACCGTGCGCGGCGTCGGCTACCGCTTCGACCGTCACGCCGACGTGTCGATCCGCCAGGCCTCGACGCCCTCGCCCGACCTCTACTGA
- the upp gene encoding uracil phosphoribosyltransferase: MRVHVADHPLITHKLTVLRDVNTPSPVFRSLVEELMTLLAYEGTRGVRVEPVDIVTPVAPTTGLRIAEPKPLIVPILRAGLGMLEGMVKLLPSAEVGFLGMARNEETLEPTTYAERLPDDLSDRQCFVLDPMLATGGSLAAAIQFLLKRGATDVTAICILAAPEGLAFIEKELEGHDVTIVLGALDERLNELGYIVPGLGDAGDRLYGTV; this comes from the coding sequence ATGCGAGTCCACGTTGCCGACCACCCGCTCATCACCCACAAGCTGACGGTGCTCCGCGACGTGAACACCCCGTCGCCGGTGTTCCGGTCGCTCGTCGAGGAGCTCATGACCCTCCTCGCCTACGAGGGCACGCGCGGGGTGCGGGTCGAGCCGGTCGACATCGTCACGCCGGTGGCGCCGACCACGGGCCTGCGCATCGCCGAGCCGAAGCCGCTGATCGTGCCGATCCTGCGCGCCGGCCTCGGCATGCTCGAGGGCATGGTCAAGCTCCTGCCGAGCGCCGAGGTGGGCTTCCTCGGCATGGCCCGCAATGAGGAGACGCTCGAGCCCACGACGTACGCCGAGCGCCTGCCCGACGACCTCTCCGACCGCCAGTGCTTCGTGCTCGACCCGATGCTCGCCACGGGCGGCTCGCTCGCGGCCGCCATCCAGTTCCTCCTGAAGCGCGGGGCGACGGATGTCACGGCCATCTGCATCCTCGCGGCGCCCGAGGGCCTCGCCTTCATCGAGAAGGAACTCGAGGGCCACGACGTGACGATCGTGCTCGGCGCCCTCGACGAGCGCCTCAACGAGCTCGGCTACATCGTGCCCGGACTCGGCGACGCCGGCGACCGCCTCTACGGCACGGTCTGA
- the tadA gene encoding tRNA adenosine(34) deaminase TadA, which translates to MEQPIHREWMRAALAEAALAPATGDVPVGAIVVDADGRIIAARHNEREITGDPTAHAEVLALRDAAAVHGEWRLEGCTLVVTLEPCVMCAGAILAARVPTVVFGAWDDKAGAAGSLYDVLRDRRLNHRVEVFAGVEADAAAKVLLDFFGDPVRRP; encoded by the coding sequence ATGGAGCAGCCGATCCATCGCGAGTGGATGCGTGCCGCGCTCGCCGAGGCCGCGCTCGCGCCCGCGACGGGCGACGTTCCCGTCGGCGCGATCGTCGTCGACGCCGACGGCCGGATCATCGCCGCCCGGCACAACGAGCGGGAGATCACCGGCGATCCGACCGCGCACGCCGAGGTGCTGGCCCTGCGCGATGCGGCGGCCGTGCACGGCGAGTGGCGGCTCGAGGGCTGCACGCTCGTCGTGACCCTCGAGCCGTGCGTGATGTGCGCGGGCGCGATCCTCGCCGCGCGCGTTCCGACCGTGGTCTTCGGCGCCTGGGACGACAAGGCGGGGGCGGCCGGCTCGCTCTACGACGTGCTGCGCGACCGGCGCCTCAACCATCGCGTCGAGGTCTTCGCCGGCGTCGAGGCGGATGCCGCGGCGAAGGTGCTGCTCGACTTCTTCGGAGATCCGGTCAGGCGTCCCTGA
- a CDS encoding TetR family transcriptional regulator codes for MDEKPPTLTERRKAATQLELAHAAARLFTDRGADATTAEEIAAAGGVALRTFYRYFRTKEDAVAPLLTVGADRWQALLAASDRSLDPLTAIEHAIVEALTPTADETDGAHWMRGLLRAGVDDPALMTVWYRVNRESEAKLHGVIAELSEPAIDAVTTRLVAAAATDAIRVAFETWAESDAPPHGPAAPAALAAQNFRRLSAGLRDA; via the coding sequence GTGGACGAGAAACCCCCGACGCTGACCGAGCGTCGCAAGGCCGCGACGCAGCTCGAGCTCGCCCACGCGGCCGCCCGCCTGTTCACCGACCGCGGGGCCGACGCCACCACCGCCGAGGAGATCGCGGCCGCAGGGGGCGTCGCGCTCCGCACGTTCTACCGCTACTTCCGCACGAAGGAGGATGCGGTCGCGCCGCTGCTCACCGTCGGCGCCGACCGGTGGCAAGCGCTGCTCGCGGCATCCGACCGCTCGCTCGACCCCCTGACCGCGATCGAGCACGCGATCGTCGAGGCGCTCACCCCGACCGCCGACGAGACCGACGGCGCGCACTGGATGCGGGGCCTCCTCCGGGCGGGTGTCGACGACCCCGCCCTGATGACCGTCTGGTACCGCGTGAACCGCGAGTCCGAGGCGAAGCTCCACGGCGTGATCGCCGAGCTCTCGGAGCCCGCGATCGACGCGGTCACCACCCGGCTGGTCGCCGCAGCGGCGACCGACGCGATCCGCGTCGCATTCGAGACCTGGGCCGAGTCGGATGCTCCTCCGCACGGCCCCGCGGCTCCCGCAGCGCTCGCAGCGCAGAACTTCAGGCGCCTCTCGGCCGGACTCAGGGACGCCTGA
- a CDS encoding SDR family NAD(P)-dependent oxidoreductase: MNRYEGRRALVTGGGSGIGQATVLRILAEGGTVVAADVSEAGLADTVAKAGGTGTRLTTVVVNISDETSVREGVAAAVAALGGLDVLVNAAGILRSSHTHETTLEQFRQVIDVNLVGTFLMIRESIPALLEGNGSAVVNFSSTSAAFAHPYMSAYAASKGGVQSMTHALAAEYAKQGIRFNSVQPGSISSGMTDGSGESKQSQGPGLPADADFGLFMKLAPAITQGFAGPEAVAGVVAMLASDDGAFVTGTEVRIDGGTHF; this comes from the coding sequence ATGAACCGCTACGAAGGTCGCCGCGCACTCGTCACCGGAGGAGGGTCCGGCATCGGCCAGGCCACCGTCCTCCGCATCCTCGCCGAAGGCGGCACGGTCGTCGCCGCCGACGTGAGCGAGGCCGGCCTCGCCGACACCGTTGCGAAGGCCGGTGGCACCGGCACGCGCCTCACCACCGTCGTCGTGAACATCTCCGACGAGACATCCGTTCGCGAGGGCGTGGCCGCGGCCGTCGCCGCGCTCGGCGGACTCGACGTGCTCGTGAACGCCGCCGGCATCCTGCGCTCCTCGCACACCCACGAGACGACCCTCGAGCAGTTCCGGCAGGTCATCGACGTGAACCTCGTCGGCACGTTCCTCATGATCCGCGAGTCGATCCCCGCGCTGCTCGAGGGCAACGGCTCCGCCGTCGTGAACTTCAGCTCCACGTCGGCGGCGTTCGCGCACCCGTACATGTCGGCCTACGCGGCCAGCAAGGGCGGCGTGCAGTCCATGACCCACGCACTCGCGGCCGAGTACGCGAAGCAGGGCATCCGTTTCAACTCGGTGCAGCCGGGCTCGATCTCGTCGGGCATGACCGACGGATCCGGCGAGAGCAAGCAGAGCCAGGGCCCGGGCCTTCCCGCCGACGCCGACTTCGGCCTGTTCATGAAGCTCGCCCCCGCCATCACGCAGGGCTTCGCCGGACCCGAGGCCGTCGCCGGCGTCGTCGCGATGCTCGCGAGCGATGACGGCGCGTTCGTCACGGGCACCGAGGTGCGGATCGACGGCGGCACGCACTTCTGA
- a CDS encoding glutamine amidotransferase, whose amino-acid sequence MTDAAASARRTALVLRHDSAIGLGNLGPTLEAHGYEVVTIDAPVTDVAALDPLAADLVVVLGGEEGAYETDRYPYLADELRLLRTRIEAEAPIFGVCLGAQMLAAALGANVYPGERKEVGWLEVTPTAAGSDSPVRHFAGVPAVQWHGDTFDLPEGVERLASSDQYANQAFRRGEWLLAVQFHPEVTARIHEDWLTAWGDELPAYGLTSAQLRAERAHLGPRAEAASAALLGDYLDGIESRAEAAA is encoded by the coding sequence ATGACGGATGCCGCGGCATCCGCCCGACGCACCGCCCTCGTGCTGCGGCACGACTCCGCCATCGGCCTCGGCAACCTGGGGCCCACGCTCGAGGCGCACGGCTACGAGGTCGTCACGATCGACGCGCCGGTGACGGATGTCGCGGCGCTCGATCCGCTGGCCGCCGACCTCGTCGTCGTGCTCGGCGGTGAAGAGGGCGCCTACGAGACCGACCGCTACCCCTACCTCGCCGACGAGCTCCGGCTGCTGCGCACGCGCATCGAGGCCGAGGCGCCGATCTTCGGCGTCTGCCTCGGCGCGCAGATGCTCGCCGCGGCGCTCGGCGCGAACGTCTACCCCGGCGAGCGCAAGGAGGTCGGCTGGCTCGAGGTCACGCCGACCGCGGCTGGTTCCGATTCCCCCGTTCGACACTTCGCCGGCGTGCCGGCCGTGCAGTGGCACGGCGACACGTTCGACCTGCCAGAGGGCGTCGAGCGGCTCGCCTCCAGCGACCAGTACGCGAACCAGGCGTTCCGCCGGGGCGAGTGGCTGCTCGCTGTGCAGTTCCACCCCGAGGTCACGGCCCGCATCCACGAGGACTGGCTCACGGCTTGGGGCGACGAGCTGCCCGCGTACGGGCTCACCAGCGCACAGCTGCGTGCGGAGCGCGCGCACCTCGGACCTCGCGCGGAGGCGGCATCCGCAGCCCTGCTCGGCGACTACCTCGACGGCATCGAGTCGCGCGCCGAGGCCGCCGCCTGA
- a CDS encoding cation diffusion facilitator family transporter, with amino-acid sequence MSASGGSKAIVAAFLANLGIAITKFIAWFFSGSASMLAEGIHSVADSGNQLLLMLGGRKAQKAADKEHPFGYGRERYVYAFVVSIILFSVGGVFSIYEGIDKLTHPHELENAWLPMLVLTIAIVLESISLRTAVKESNHVRGRQSWVQFVRRAKAPELPVVLLEDVAALIGLVFAFAAVGLTVITGNPTFDAIGTLLIGTLLVVVAVVLGIETKSLLVGEGATDDDVAKIEQAITAGPEIERIIHMKTLYLGPDELLVAAKLGFASDQSLLEVAAATNVIEQRIRTAVPAARVIYIEPDVWVDPNLVAPPTDAIVIKGLE; translated from the coding sequence ATGAGCGCATCAGGCGGCAGCAAGGCGATCGTCGCGGCATTCCTCGCGAACCTCGGCATCGCCATCACCAAGTTCATCGCATGGTTCTTCTCCGGATCGGCATCGATGCTCGCCGAGGGCATCCACTCGGTCGCGGACTCCGGCAACCAGTTGCTGCTCATGCTCGGCGGGCGCAAGGCGCAGAAGGCAGCCGACAAGGAGCACCCGTTCGGCTACGGCCGCGAGCGCTACGTCTATGCCTTCGTCGTCTCGATCATCCTCTTCTCGGTCGGCGGCGTCTTCTCGATCTACGAGGGCATCGACAAGCTGACGCACCCGCACGAACTCGAGAACGCCTGGCTGCCGATGCTGGTGCTCACGATCGCGATCGTGCTCGAATCCATCTCGCTGCGCACCGCGGTCAAGGAGTCGAACCACGTGCGCGGTCGCCAGAGCTGGGTCCAGTTCGTGCGCCGGGCGAAGGCGCCCGAGCTGCCCGTCGTGCTCCTCGAAGACGTCGCGGCCCTGATCGGCCTCGTCTTCGCCTTCGCCGCCGTCGGGCTCACCGTGATCACCGGCAACCCGACGTTCGACGCGATCGGCACGCTCCTCATCGGCACGCTCCTCGTGGTCGTGGCCGTCGTGCTCGGCATCGAGACGAAGTCCCTCCTCGTCGGCGAGGGCGCGACCGACGACGACGTCGCCAAGATCGAGCAGGCCATCACCGCCGGCCCCGAGATCGAGCGCATCATCCACATGAAGACCCTCTACCTCGGCCCCGACGAGCTGCTCGTCGCTGCCAAGCTCGGCTTCGCGTCCGACCAGTCGCTGCTCGAGGTCGCGGCCGCGACGAACGTCATCGAGCAGCGCATCCGCACGGCCGTTCCCGCGGCCAGGGTCATCTACATCGAACCCGACGTCTGGGTCGACCCCAACCTGGTCGCCCCGCCCACCGACGCCATCGTCATCAAGGGCCTCGAATGA
- the proC gene encoding pyrroline-5-carboxylate reductase: protein MPDRSPVTLPTIAFLGAGSMAKAVLHGLLQPGIEIDGGIRATNRSAANAAELAELDGVTAYATETDAAANRTAVAGAKLVVVAVKPAMVPDLLREIADALEPDAVVVSVAAGVTVATFESLLPSTVAVIRSMPNTPALVGRAVTGVAAGTRSSDDDLALAVTLFETVGDVIVVPEEQIDALSTISGSGPAYVFYLIEQLTAAAVGKGFTPEQAALMVQGTFRGASELLAASDVDPTELRRRVTSPKGTTERAVAVLEGAGLERLFDEATDAALARARELAAGA from the coding sequence ATGCCTGATCGATCGCCCGTGACGCTGCCCACGATCGCCTTCCTCGGCGCCGGATCCATGGCCAAGGCCGTCCTGCACGGGCTGCTGCAGCCGGGCATCGAGATCGACGGCGGCATCCGCGCCACGAACCGGTCCGCGGCCAACGCGGCCGAGCTCGCGGAGCTCGACGGGGTCACGGCGTACGCCACCGAGACGGATGCCGCGGCCAACCGCACGGCCGTCGCCGGGGCGAAGCTCGTGGTCGTCGCCGTGAAGCCCGCCATGGTGCCCGACCTGCTGCGCGAGATCGCCGATGCGCTCGAGCCCGACGCGGTCGTCGTGTCGGTCGCCGCGGGCGTCACCGTCGCCACCTTCGAGTCGCTGCTGCCGTCGACGGTCGCCGTGATCCGCTCGATGCCGAACACGCCGGCCCTCGTCGGCCGGGCGGTCACCGGGGTCGCCGCGGGCACGCGCTCGAGCGACGACGACCTCGCGCTCGCCGTGACCCTCTTCGAGACCGTCGGCGACGTGATCGTCGTGCCAGAGGAGCAGATCGACGCGCTCTCGACGATCTCGGGCTCCGGCCCCGCCTACGTCTTCTACCTGATCGAGCAGCTCACCGCAGCCGCGGTCGGCAAGGGCTTCACGCCCGAGCAGGCGGCGCTCATGGTGCAGGGCACGTTCCGCGGCGCGAGCGAGCTGCTCGCGGCATCCGACGTCGACCCGACCGAGCTGCGTCGACGCGTCACGAGCCCCAAGGGCACGACCGAGCGGGCCGTCGCCGTGCTCGAGGGCGCCGGGCTCGAGCGCCTCTTCGACGAGGCGACGGATGCCGCGCTCGCTCGCGCCCGCGAGCTGGCGGCCGGGGCGTGA